A part of Corynebacterium lactis RW2-5 genomic DNA contains:
- the bioB gene encoding biotin synthase BioB gives MTTSTQDILELAREKVLERGEGLNYQETLEVLKLGDERIEDLLALAHEVRLKWCGEEVEVEGIISLKTGGCPEDCHFCSQSGLFESPVRSAWLDIPALVDAAKQTAKSGATEFCIVAAVKGPDERLLSQMEQAVAAIQSEVDINVAASMGILTQEQVDRLAKAGIHRYNHNLETAKSYFPQVVTTHTWEERHDTLRMVGEAGMEVCCGGILGMGESLEQRAEFAQDLARLNPTEVPMNFLDPRPGTPFAGREPMPAKDALRAIGAFRLALPKTILRFAGGRELTLGDLGAEQGLLGGINAVIVGNYLTTLGRPAEQDLDMLGKVRLPIKALNATV, from the coding sequence ATGACTACATCCACTCAGGACATTCTGGAACTCGCCCGCGAGAAGGTGCTCGAGCGCGGCGAAGGTCTGAACTACCAGGAGACCCTGGAGGTTCTCAAGCTCGGCGACGAGCGTATCGAAGACCTGCTTGCGCTGGCGCACGAGGTGCGTCTGAAGTGGTGCGGCGAGGAGGTCGAGGTTGAAGGCATCATCTCGCTGAAAACTGGCGGCTGCCCGGAGGATTGCCACTTCTGCTCGCAGTCCGGTCTCTTCGAATCGCCGGTGCGCTCCGCATGGCTCGATATCCCCGCGCTTGTCGACGCCGCAAAGCAGACCGCGAAGTCCGGTGCGACGGAGTTCTGTATCGTCGCCGCCGTCAAGGGTCCGGATGAGCGCCTGCTCAGCCAGATGGAGCAGGCAGTGGCGGCAATCCAGTCTGAGGTGGACATCAACGTCGCGGCGTCGATGGGCATCCTGACTCAGGAGCAGGTCGACCGGCTGGCAAAGGCCGGTATCCACCGCTACAACCACAACCTGGAGACCGCGAAGAGCTACTTCCCGCAGGTCGTTACTACCCACACCTGGGAGGAGCGTCACGATACCCTCAGGATGGTCGGTGAGGCGGGCATGGAGGTCTGCTGCGGCGGCATCCTAGGCATGGGTGAGTCCCTTGAGCAGCGAGCGGAGTTCGCCCAGGATCTTGCTCGCCTGAACCCGACTGAGGTTCCGATGAACTTCCTCGATCCGCGTCCGGGCACCCCGTTCGCAGGTCGCGAGCCGATGCCGGCGAAGGATGCGCTGCGCGCGATCGGCGCTTTCCGTCTGGCGCTGCCGAAGACCATCCTGCGTTTCGCCGGTGGACGTGAACTGACTCTCGGTGATCTGGGTGCTGAGCAGGGTCTGCTGGGCGGCATCAACGCCGTTATTGTCGGCAACTACCTGACCACTCTCGGACGTCCGGCCGAGCAGGATCTGGACATGCTCGGAAAGGTTCGACTCCCGATTAAGGCCCTCAATGCAACCGTCTAA
- a CDS encoding TetR family transcriptional regulator → MQLTKDIILDAALSILDEYGLGDLTIRRLSRHLETAAGAMYWHFPSKQALLGAVADRILSPCTHFSPSGDWRRDTADFSALLHSCLTSHRDGAEVVSAALATNTATVRPEKTLADALSAANGAVPEAATIQDTAAVLVYFILGATVDEQTASNLQTAKKSASSDKELSSSAADVEAEMKKEPGSQRIKLGTELFIAGIAARS, encoded by the coding sequence GTGCAACTGACCAAGGACATCATTCTCGACGCAGCGCTTTCCATTCTCGATGAGTACGGTCTCGGCGATTTGACCATCCGCCGATTGAGCCGCCACCTCGAGACCGCCGCCGGCGCGATGTATTGGCATTTCCCCTCGAAACAGGCTCTACTGGGCGCGGTCGCCGACAGAATCCTCTCCCCTTGCACGCACTTTTCCCCCTCGGGAGATTGGCGTCGCGACACCGCAGACTTTTCCGCTCTGCTGCACTCCTGCCTCACCTCGCATCGCGATGGTGCTGAAGTGGTTTCTGCCGCCCTCGCAACAAACACCGCCACCGTCCGCCCGGAAAAGACGCTTGCCGACGCCCTCTCGGCCGCAAACGGTGCGGTTCCCGAAGCGGCAACGATCCAGGACACCGCCGCAGTGCTGGTGTATTTCATCCTCGGTGCGACCGTGGATGAGCAGACTGCGAGTAATCTTCAAACGGCCAAGAAGTCCGCGTCCTCCGACAAGGAACTGTCTTCCAGCGCTGCAGATGTTGAGGCTGAAATGAAAAAGGAGCCCGGCTCCCAGCGAATCAAACTGGGAACCGAGCTCTTTATTGCGGGCATTGCCGCCCGCAGTTAG
- a CDS encoding Na+/H+ antiporter family protein, whose protein sequence is MNAVLLAVVVMLILALSRVHVVLALFIGALVGGLSAGMGLDATMVAFQEGLSGGAKIALSYAMLGAFAMAVASSGLPKMLAEWLIAKIGAEGESTKKSAVAVTKWGMLAGILAMAIMSQNLIPVHIAFIPLIIPPLLTVFNRLNLDRRMVTSVITFGLVTTYMWVPVGFGSIFLNEILLGNIEKAGLDVSGINIMATMGIPALGMIAGLLIAVLFSYRKPRSYADLPIAESSQQSNAGSDEPVSKYRVIVALVAIVATFLVQIVMNSLETEADPLLIGALTGLAIFMLTGAVRWKEADDVFTAGMKMMALIGFIMISAQGFASVMTESGQVEPLVTATAEMFAGNKAAAAFAMLLVGLIVTMGIGSSFSTLPIISIIYVPLCLSLGFSPMATVAIVGTAGALGDAGSPASDSTLGPTMGLNADGQHDHIRDSVIPTFLHFNLPLLASGWIAAMVL, encoded by the coding sequence ATGAATGCCGTACTTCTCGCCGTTGTGGTGATGCTAATCCTGGCTCTGAGCCGGGTTCATGTCGTGTTGGCGCTCTTTATCGGCGCACTCGTTGGTGGCCTCTCGGCTGGAATGGGGCTCGATGCCACGATGGTGGCCTTCCAGGAGGGCCTGTCTGGCGGAGCGAAGATCGCACTTAGCTACGCGATGCTCGGTGCGTTCGCGATGGCGGTGGCGTCGTCGGGACTGCCCAAGATGCTCGCCGAGTGGCTGATTGCAAAGATTGGTGCAGAGGGGGAGAGCACAAAGAAGTCGGCCGTCGCAGTCACCAAGTGGGGCATGCTAGCGGGAATCCTCGCGATGGCGATTATGTCGCAGAACCTCATTCCGGTTCACATCGCCTTCATCCCGCTGATCATCCCGCCGCTGCTCACCGTCTTTAACCGGCTGAACCTCGACCGCAGGATGGTTACCTCTGTCATAACCTTCGGTCTGGTCACCACCTACATGTGGGTTCCGGTGGGCTTCGGCTCAATCTTCTTGAACGAGATTCTGCTGGGCAACATCGAAAAGGCAGGCCTTGACGTTTCCGGCATCAACATCATGGCGACTATGGGCATCCCGGCTCTTGGCATGATTGCTGGCCTGCTCATCGCTGTATTATTCTCTTACCGCAAGCCGCGCTCCTACGCGGACCTGCCGATTGCCGAGTCCTCTCAGCAGAGCAATGCGGGTTCTGACGAGCCGGTCTCTAAATACCGTGTCATCGTTGCGCTGGTCGCGATTGTGGCGACCTTCCTGGTTCAGATTGTCATGAACTCGCTGGAGACCGAGGCCGATCCGCTGTTGATCGGTGCGCTCACCGGCCTGGCAATTTTCATGCTTACCGGCGCCGTGCGGTGGAAGGAGGCAGACGACGTCTTCACCGCTGGCATGAAAATGATGGCGCTAATCGGTTTCATCATGATTTCGGCCCAGGGTTTCGCATCCGTCATGACCGAGTCCGGCCAGGTTGAGCCCCTGGTCACCGCAACGGCAGAGATGTTCGCAGGAAATAAGGCGGCGGCCGCGTTTGCCATGCTGCTGGTCGGCCTGATTGTCACGATGGGCATCGGTTCGTCCTTCTCGACACTGCCAATCATCTCTATCATCTATGTCCCACTGTGCCTGTCGCTCGGTTTCTCCCCAATGGCGACGGTCGCCATTGTCGGTACCGCAGGCGCTCTGGGTGACGCTGGTTCTCCGGCATCCGACTCCACCCTCGGCCCGACGATGGGCCTAAACGCCGATGGTCAACACGACCACATCCGGGACTCCGTCATCCCGACCTTCCTGCACTTCAACCTGCCGCTGCTGGCCTCCGGCTGGATTGCAGCGATGGTCCTCTAG
- a CDS encoding biotin/lipoyl-containing protein, translating to MKLKVTVGGIAYDVDVEVVEEPKRLSPIVMGGGASNTVVEPATASVSGVSANAVVAPLAGSVSKILVEEGQDIEAGQVLLILEAMKMETEITAPSAGKVSALHVAVGDAVQGGQGLVSID from the coding sequence ATGAAATTGAAAGTGACCGTAGGCGGCATTGCCTACGACGTCGACGTCGAAGTGGTGGAGGAGCCGAAGCGCCTTTCGCCAATCGTTATGGGTGGTGGCGCGTCCAACACCGTCGTCGAGCCTGCGACCGCATCTGTCTCGGGCGTGTCCGCCAATGCGGTCGTCGCACCGCTGGCCGGTTCCGTCAGCAAGATTCTGGTCGAAGAAGGCCAGGACATCGAGGCGGGCCAGGTTCTCCTCATCCTGGAGGCCATGAAGATGGAGACCGAGATTACCGCTCCGAGCGCGGGCAAGGTCAGCGCTCTCCACGTCGCAGTCGGCGACGCGGTACAGGGCGGCCAGGGGCTAGTGTCCATCGACTAG
- a CDS encoding acyl-CoA carboxylase subunit beta, with product MSNTSDNKPQAPGVDSSMDERLEFLSSERARVAAGGGEARLEKQHERGKQTARERIANFVDEGTFRETGMFMTHRTTDFGMDRADAPADGVVTGTGAVLGRAVHIASQDFTVMGGSAGETQSRKVAATMRAAGDNGTPFVFINDSGGARIQEGIDSLSGYGQVFYNNVWLSGLVPQISIIAGPCAGGAAYSPALTDFIIQTRKAQMFITGPGVIKSVTGENVTADQLGGADAHMAKAGNIDFVAEDDEQAILIAQKLLSFLPQNNTEEPPVVDPVFEAEPDPELREIVPVDGKKGYDVREIITRIADRGDFLESQAGFATNLVVGFGRITGHTVGFIANQPNVMSGVLDINSSDKGAKFIRFCNAFNIPLVTLVDVPGFMPGVAQEHGGIIRHGAKMLYAYSAASVPKVTVVMRKAYGGAYLAMCSKDLGADYVFAWPTAEIAVMGAEGAVNVVFRKDIAAAGDEAEQARVRDERIAEYKTRFSTPYVAASRGLVDDVIDPAETRLRVADALAVLSNKRIVRPAKKHGLGPQ from the coding sequence ATGTCGAACACTTCAGACAACAAACCCCAGGCACCGGGCGTCGACTCCTCGATGGACGAGCGGCTGGAGTTCCTGTCCTCCGAGCGCGCCCGCGTCGCCGCTGGTGGTGGCGAGGCCCGCCTGGAAAAGCAGCACGAGCGAGGCAAGCAGACCGCCCGTGAACGCATCGCCAACTTCGTCGACGAGGGCACCTTCCGCGAAACCGGCATGTTCATGACCCACCGCACCACCGACTTCGGCATGGATCGTGCGGACGCGCCTGCCGACGGCGTGGTCACCGGCACCGGTGCAGTCCTCGGCCGTGCGGTTCACATAGCATCCCAGGACTTCACCGTCATGGGCGGATCCGCCGGCGAGACCCAGTCCCGCAAGGTCGCTGCGACCATGCGCGCCGCTGGCGACAACGGCACCCCGTTCGTCTTCATCAACGACTCCGGCGGAGCCCGCATTCAGGAGGGCATTGACTCCCTGTCGGGCTACGGCCAGGTCTTCTACAACAACGTGTGGCTGTCCGGCCTGGTCCCGCAGATTTCCATCATTGCGGGCCCCTGCGCCGGTGGCGCCGCTTACTCGCCGGCCCTGACCGACTTCATCATCCAGACCCGCAAGGCCCAGATGTTCATCACCGGCCCCGGAGTCATCAAGTCCGTTACCGGCGAGAACGTCACGGCTGACCAGCTCGGCGGTGCCGATGCCCACATGGCCAAGGCCGGCAACATCGACTTCGTTGCGGAGGACGATGAGCAGGCAATCCTCATTGCCCAGAAGCTGCTGAGCTTCCTGCCTCAGAACAACACCGAGGAGCCGCCAGTGGTGGATCCCGTGTTCGAGGCGGAACCCGATCCGGAGCTGCGCGAGATCGTGCCCGTAGATGGCAAGAAGGGCTACGACGTCCGCGAGATCATCACCCGCATCGCCGACCGCGGAGACTTCCTGGAGTCGCAGGCCGGATTCGCTACCAACCTGGTCGTCGGTTTTGGTCGTATTACCGGCCACACCGTTGGCTTCATCGCCAATCAGCCGAACGTCATGTCCGGCGTGCTGGATATTAACTCCTCTGATAAGGGCGCGAAGTTCATTCGCTTCTGCAACGCGTTCAATATCCCGCTGGTCACCCTGGTCGATGTTCCGGGCTTCATGCCCGGTGTCGCGCAGGAGCACGGTGGCATCATCCGTCACGGCGCCAAGATGCTCTACGCCTACTCGGCAGCGTCGGTGCCGAAGGTGACCGTCGTCATGCGTAAGGCGTACGGCGGAGCCTACCTGGCGATGTGCTCGAAGGACCTGGGCGCGGACTACGTGTTCGCTTGGCCGACCGCGGAGATCGCAGTGATGGGTGCGGAAGGCGCGGTCAACGTTGTGTTCCGTAAGGACATCGCGGCCGCCGGCGACGAGGCCGAGCAGGCTCGCGTGAGAGATGAGCGCATCGCCGAGTACAAGACCCGCTTCTCGACGCCCTACGTCGCTGCCTCCCGCGGCCTTGTCGACGATGTTATCGACCCGGCCGAGACCCGACTGCGGGTCGCGGATGCCCTGGCTGTGCTGAGTAACAAGCGCATTGTCCGCCCGGCCAAGAAGCATGGATTGGGGCCACAGTAA
- a CDS encoding methylmalonyl-CoA carboxytransferase subunit 5S has product MSPRTIGVTEVAFRDAHQSLMATRMAMEDMVDVCEEMDKAGFWSVECWGGATFDSCIRFLNEDPWERLRTFRKLMPNSRLQMLLRGQNLLGYRHYEDMVVDKFVEKAAENGMDVFRVFDALNDPRNLEHAMTAVKNVGKHAQGTICYTTSPLHDVEGYIKLAGRLLDMGADSIALKDMAALLKPQPAYDIVRGIKEAYGEDTQINVHCHSTTGVTMVTLMKAIEAGADVVDTAISSMSLGPGHNPTESLVEMLEGTGYTTDLDMDNLVTIRDHFRTIRPKYAEFESKTLVNTDIFMSQIPGGMLSNMENQLKAQGAGDRVDEVMREVPVVRKDAGYPPLVTPSSQIVGTQAVFNVLMGRYKVMTAEFADLMLGYYGECPGERNPELIYQAAEQTKKEEITVRPADLLEPEWDELVEQAKGLDGFNGTDEDVLTNALFPSVAPGFFTTRGEGPKNVGKTPEQLQREAEQASGAANAIREPIRYKVTVGGRAQTVQVEPA; this is encoded by the coding sequence ATGAGTCCACGAACCATTGGTGTAACGGAAGTCGCGTTCCGAGACGCTCATCAGAGCCTCATGGCAACGCGAATGGCTATGGAAGACATGGTCGATGTCTGCGAAGAGATGGACAAGGCCGGTTTCTGGAGTGTTGAGTGCTGGGGTGGGGCAACCTTTGACTCCTGCATCCGATTCCTGAACGAAGACCCCTGGGAGCGTCTGCGTACGTTCCGCAAGCTGATGCCTAACTCCCGCCTGCAGATGCTGCTGCGTGGCCAGAACCTCCTAGGCTACCGCCACTACGAGGACATGGTGGTCGACAAGTTCGTCGAGAAGGCCGCCGAAAACGGCATGGACGTGTTCCGCGTATTCGATGCGCTGAACGATCCCCGTAACCTGGAGCACGCGATGACGGCGGTGAAGAACGTCGGAAAGCACGCGCAGGGAACAATCTGCTACACGACCTCCCCGTTGCACGATGTGGAAGGCTACATCAAGCTGGCCGGTCGCCTGCTGGACATGGGCGCCGATTCGATTGCGCTGAAGGACATGGCCGCCCTGCTGAAGCCACAGCCGGCTTACGACATCGTCCGTGGCATCAAGGAGGCCTACGGCGAGGACACCCAGATCAACGTCCACTGCCACTCGACCACCGGCGTGACCATGGTGACCCTGATGAAGGCCATCGAAGCCGGCGCTGATGTCGTAGACACCGCGATTTCTTCGATGTCTCTAGGCCCGGGCCACAACCCGACCGAATCCCTGGTGGAGATGCTGGAGGGCACCGGCTACACCACCGACCTGGACATGGACAACCTCGTCACCATCCGTGACCACTTCCGCACGATTCGACCGAAGTACGCGGAGTTCGAGTCCAAGACCCTGGTCAACACCGACATCTTCATGTCCCAGATTCCGGGCGGCATGCTCTCCAACATGGAGAATCAGCTCAAGGCGCAGGGTGCGGGCGACCGCGTCGACGAGGTCATGCGGGAGGTTCCGGTTGTCCGCAAGGATGCGGGCTACCCGCCGCTGGTGACCCCGAGCTCCCAGATTGTCGGCACGCAGGCCGTATTTAACGTCCTGATGGGCCGTTACAAGGTCATGACCGCAGAGTTCGCAGACCTGATGCTCGGCTACTACGGCGAATGCCCCGGCGAGCGCAATCCCGAGCTAATCTACCAGGCCGCGGAACAGACGAAGAAGGAAGAAATCACCGTCCGCCCGGCAGACCTGCTGGAGCCGGAGTGGGACGAGCTGGTCGAGCAGGCCAAGGGCCTCGACGGCTTCAATGGCACCGACGAGGACGTGCTCACCAACGCGCTGTTCCCGTCCGTCGCGCCGGGCTTCTTCACCACCCGCGGTGAAGGTCCGAAGAACGTCGGCAAGACGCCGGAGCAGCTGCAGCGCGAGGCCGAGCAGGCCTCGGGTGCTGCCAACGCCATCCGCGAGCCCATCCGCTACAAGGTCACCGTCGGTGGTCGTGCTCAGACCGTCCAGGTCGAGCCCGCCTAG